One Spiribacter halobius DNA segment encodes these proteins:
- a CDS encoding GntR family transcriptional regulator, which produces MSSEGGHATGAPGVADAVSASPRDARIYREIVDAIVDHRLRPGARLPEDALSEVFGVSRTGIRKVLQRLALERLVTIRPRRGAQVSRPSAREARNVFAARQLAECGSIPEVIARFDGADERALQALAERECVAQQRGAQSEAIRLSAAFHVRLVGVADNDILTSFVEQLTSLSSLIIAVYGSPRSVGCDCGEHGDLVPLLASGQASVAREWLTDHLSRIEASLDFAGGEEVTPDFEAIFFGEAARGTAAGQ; this is translated from the coding sequence ATGAGCTCGGAAGGTGGACATGCAACCGGCGCGCCCGGGGTCGCGGACGCCGTGTCGGCGAGCCCGAGGGATGCGCGGATCTACCGCGAAATCGTTGATGCCATCGTCGATCACCGGCTGCGGCCGGGAGCGCGCCTGCCGGAGGACGCGCTGAGCGAGGTCTTCGGGGTCAGCCGCACGGGTATTCGCAAGGTCCTGCAGCGGCTTGCCCTGGAGCGGCTGGTGACCATCCGGCCGCGGCGCGGTGCCCAGGTGAGCCGGCCGAGCGCCCGGGAGGCGCGCAATGTATTCGCCGCCCGGCAGCTTGCCGAATGCGGCAGCATCCCGGAGGTCATCGCACGGTTCGACGGGGCGGACGAGCGCGCGCTGCAGGCGCTAGCGGAGCGCGAGTGCGTCGCGCAGCAACGCGGTGCCCAGAGCGAGGCCATCCGCCTGTCCGCGGCGTTTCACGTGCGCCTGGTGGGTGTTGCCGACAATGACATCCTGACCAGCTTCGTCGAGCAGCTGACCTCCCTCTCCTCCCTGATCATCGCGGTCTATGGCTCGCCACGCAGCGTCGGCTGCGACTGCGGCGAGCACGGCGATCTGGTGCCGCTGCTTGCGAGCGGACAGGCATCGGTGGCGCGGGAGTGGCTGACGGACCACCTGAGCCGGATCGAGGCGAGCCTGGACTTCGCCGGGGGCGAGGAGGTGACGCCGGACTTCGAGGCCATCTTCTTTGGTGAGGCAGCGCGCGGCACGGCGGCGGGCCAGTAG
- a CDS encoding ureidoglycolate lyase — MAERLVARPLTREAFAPFGEVLQTGGAEHFPINAGTTERYHALAAVTLDGPPARAILSIFRGQPVTPPVRLALLERHPLGSQAFMPLDRRPYLVVVAPPGEGFALGDLHAFLARGDQGVSYAPGVWHHPLLALEAVSDFLVVDRDGPGNNCDERPLPAPVEVVLPAAAAGAGNEEGPR, encoded by the coding sequence ATGGCTGAGCGTCTCGTCGCCCGCCCGCTGACCCGGGAGGCCTTCGCCCCCTTCGGCGAGGTGCTGCAGACCGGGGGCGCGGAGCACTTCCCGATCAACGCCGGGACCACGGAGCGCTACCACGCCCTCGCCGCCGTGACGCTGGATGGGCCGCCGGCACGGGCGATTCTCAGCATCTTCCGCGGCCAGCCCGTGACCCCGCCGGTACGGCTGGCCTTGCTGGAGCGCCATCCCCTGGGCAGCCAGGCGTTCATGCCGCTGGACCGGCGGCCGTACCTGGTGGTGGTGGCGCCGCCCGGCGAGGGCTTCGCGCTGGGGGACCTGCACGCCTTCCTCGCCCGTGGCGATCAGGGCGTGAGCTATGCGCCGGGCGTCTGGCACCACCCACTGCTGGCGCTCGAGGCGGTGTCCGATTTTCTGGTGGTGGACCGCGACGGTCCGGGGAACAACTGCGATGAACGCCCGCTGCCGGCGCCGGTGGAGGTCGTGCTCCCCGCGGCCGCAGCCGGGGCAGGCAACGAGGAGGGGCCACGATGA
- a CDS encoding NCS1 family nucleobase:cation symporter-1 produces MSDPDLKLTEHDPRLYNADLAPIPKSRRTWGWFEIFNVWANDIQSLFGYTLAASLFITYGLNGWAVMAAIILAGVIVMFLVNLTGQPSVKYGIPFPVMARASMGVHGANFPAMLRAIVAIFWYGVQTYFASTALALLLNSLLGSPGGGQLLGLDAVAWLSFVLVWTFQVVIFWRGIEWVRRFLNWAGPFVYLVMFALMIILWLEAGAELLPAIGDLFTAGGGYEGGPVAAFLAITGTMVAYFAAVVINYGDFSRFVRSDREMRIGNLLGLPVNVAVFSFIALVVTAGTVVLFGERLTNPTDIIERVDLLPLTIIAAITFFVATVGINMVANFIPPAYDLANLIPSRIDFRLGGLITAVVAFFIGALWVSVISRLGIAGFVNALGAVLAPFYGIIVCDYYLVKRQRLDVQQLFSTDADAAYHYVRGWNQRGLVAFALAAVFSLASVWVPALQALDGYAWLIGAFLGGLFYWFLMRGPAAAAAQAAATGGD; encoded by the coding sequence ATGAGCGATCCGGATCTGAAGCTGACCGAGCACGACCCGCGCCTCTACAACGCCGACCTCGCGCCGATCCCGAAGAGCCGGCGCACGTGGGGCTGGTTCGAGATATTCAATGTCTGGGCGAACGACATCCAGAGCCTGTTCGGCTACACGCTGGCGGCGTCCCTGTTCATCACCTACGGGCTGAATGGCTGGGCGGTGATGGCCGCCATCATCCTGGCCGGCGTCATCGTGATGTTCCTGGTGAATCTCACTGGTCAGCCAAGCGTGAAGTACGGCATCCCGTTTCCGGTCATGGCACGCGCCAGCATGGGCGTGCATGGCGCCAACTTCCCGGCCATGCTGCGCGCCATCGTCGCCATCTTCTGGTACGGCGTGCAGACCTACTTCGCGTCCACGGCCCTCGCCCTGCTGCTCAACTCGCTCCTGGGCAGCCCCGGCGGCGGGCAGCTCCTCGGCCTCGACGCCGTGGCATGGCTGTCATTCGTGCTGGTCTGGACGTTCCAGGTGGTGATCTTCTGGCGCGGCATCGAGTGGGTGCGGCGCTTTCTCAACTGGGCCGGACCGTTCGTCTACCTGGTGATGTTCGCGCTGATGATCATCCTCTGGCTCGAGGCGGGGGCGGAGCTCCTGCCCGCCATTGGCGATCTGTTCACCGCCGGCGGCGGCTACGAGGGCGGCCCCGTCGCGGCCTTCCTCGCCATCACCGGAACCATGGTCGCCTACTTCGCCGCGGTGGTAATCAACTACGGGGACTTCTCGCGCTTCGTGCGCAGCGACCGCGAGATGCGCATCGGCAACCTGCTCGGCCTGCCGGTGAACGTCGCCGTGTTCTCCTTCATCGCGCTTGTGGTCACCGCAGGCACCGTGGTGCTCTTCGGCGAGCGCCTGACCAATCCCACCGACATCATCGAACGCGTGGACCTCCTGCCGCTCACCATCATCGCGGCGATTACGTTCTTCGTGGCGACGGTGGGCATCAACATGGTGGCCAACTTCATCCCGCCGGCCTACGACCTGGCGAACCTGATCCCGAGCCGCATCGACTTCCGCCTCGGCGGGCTCATCACCGCGGTGGTGGCGTTCTTCATCGGCGCCCTCTGGGTATCGGTGATCAGCCGCCTCGGCATCGCCGGCTTCGTCAACGCGCTCGGCGCGGTGCTCGCGCCCTTCTACGGCATCATCGTCTGCGACTACTACCTGGTGAAGCGCCAGCGTCTCGACGTCCAGCAGCTCTTCTCCACCGACGCGGACGCCGCCTACCACTACGTCCGCGGCTGGAACCAGCGCGGCCTGGTCGCCTTCGCCCTGGCTGCGGTGTTCTCCCTCGCCTCGGTCTGGGTGCCCGCCCTGCAGGCCCTGGACGGTTACGCCTGGCTCATCGGGGCCTTCCTCGGCGGCCTGTTCTACTGGTTCCTGATGCGGGGTCCCGCGGCAGCCGCTGCGCAGGCCGCCGCAACGGGCGGCGACTGA
- the alc gene encoding allantoicase, which produces MTEAARHANPVERPDFARGLSNLADARAGATVVAVSDEFFAPGERMLAAAPPVFYPERFDDHGKWMDGWETRRRRGPGHDWAVVRLAMPGVIEAIELDTSFFTGNFPPAASVEACRVESGDPDAATVWQEIVPVVSLRGDDHRFCRVEAGEVFTHLRLNLYPDGGIARLRVHGRGRPRLAAAGGDVPDLAALGHGGRVVAVSDAHYGDPNAILAPGRGVNMGDGWETRRRREPGNDWGIIALGCPGRIERVVVDTAHFKGNFPARVSLQAARPENATDESLVPQSMFWETLLPEMPLQADAIHEFQTEQLVDVGVVSHVRCNLIPDGGISRLRLHGWPEGSG; this is translated from the coding sequence ATGACTGAAGCCGCGCGCCATGCGAACCCCGTCGAGCGGCCGGATTTCGCCCGGGGGCTCAGCAATCTCGCGGACGCACGGGCCGGCGCCACGGTGGTGGCGGTCAGCGACGAGTTCTTCGCGCCCGGCGAGCGCATGCTCGCCGCCGCGCCGCCGGTGTTCTACCCGGAGCGCTTCGACGATCACGGCAAGTGGATGGACGGCTGGGAGACGCGCCGTCGGCGGGGGCCCGGGCACGACTGGGCGGTGGTGCGGCTCGCCATGCCCGGCGTGATCGAGGCCATCGAGCTGGATACCTCGTTCTTCACCGGCAACTTCCCGCCGGCCGCCTCGGTGGAGGCCTGCCGGGTGGAGTCGGGGGACCCGGATGCTGCCACCGTCTGGCAGGAGATCGTGCCCGTGGTGAGCCTGCGGGGCGATGACCATCGCTTCTGCCGGGTGGAGGCCGGCGAGGTGTTCACGCACTTGCGCCTGAATCTCTACCCGGATGGCGGCATCGCCCGCCTGCGCGTCCACGGCCGCGGCCGCCCGCGCCTCGCGGCCGCGGGGGGTGACGTCCCGGACCTCGCCGCCCTCGGGCATGGAGGGCGGGTGGTCGCCGTAAGCGATGCCCACTACGGCGACCCGAACGCCATCCTCGCCCCCGGCCGCGGCGTGAACATGGGCGACGGCTGGGAGACCCGCCGACGGCGCGAGCCCGGCAACGACTGGGGCATCATTGCCCTGGGCTGTCCGGGTCGCATCGAGCGGGTCGTGGTGGACACGGCGCACTTCAAGGGCAACTTCCCGGCCCGTGTCTCGCTGCAGGCCGCCCGTCCCGAGAATGCCACCGACGAGTCGCTGGTGCCGCAGAGCATGTTCTGGGAGACGCTGCTGCCGGAGATGCCGCTGCAGGCGGACGCGATCCACGAGTTCCAGACGGAGCAGCTTGTGGACGTGGGCGTGGTGTCCCATGTCCGGTGCAACCTGATACCCGACGGCGGTATCAGCCGCCTGCGTCTCCACGGCTGGCCCGAGGGGTCAGGCTAG
- a CDS encoding NCS1 family transporter, which translates to MATTDQTLTAEDRHAPGASPGTKAPGEESLAPQQIRIMGRTSYFLAWFGGCVSIGTFAMGSSVVGTLNLLQATLAIAIGCFVIGLALMINGAAGYKYGIPFMVQARSAFGFTGTRLPGLVRAVPAIVWYGFQSWIGAGALNMVSATLFGFDNLVFYFITFQLLQIMLSVLGFQGIKWLENIGSGFILASLVYMFYATIVRYGDALSASLVTMEGSWGLPFWGATMLFMGIYATMMLNVSDYSREHRPGTGPGLLTTIYSFSILPATLLMGLIGYMVSEATGVADPIQVFANAVDNTPLLMTTLLFIASAQVTTNVLNNVVPPTYALMDIFKLGYRPATVIVGFLAFATFPWELVKDDSAAGLQLFVQTYSAFLGPIFAVLVVDYYLIRRRTLDLDKLYDSEGPYRGVNYAALVATAVGAVAALTFSQVSWYASLIPAGLTYYLLMRHWSACARFRS; encoded by the coding sequence ATGGCCACTACCGATCAGACGCTGACGGCGGAAGACCGTCACGCCCCGGGCGCTTCACCGGGCACCAAGGCACCGGGCGAGGAGTCCCTCGCCCCCCAGCAGATCCGCATCATGGGGCGGACGTCGTACTTCCTGGCCTGGTTCGGCGGGTGCGTGTCCATCGGCACCTTCGCCATGGGTTCGAGCGTGGTGGGGACGCTCAACCTGCTCCAGGCCACACTCGCCATCGCCATCGGCTGCTTCGTTATCGGGCTGGCCCTGATGATCAACGGCGCCGCCGGCTACAAGTACGGCATCCCGTTCATGGTGCAGGCGCGCAGCGCCTTCGGCTTCACGGGCACCCGTCTGCCGGGTCTGGTCAGGGCCGTGCCGGCGATCGTCTGGTACGGCTTCCAGAGCTGGATCGGCGCCGGCGCGCTGAACATGGTGTCGGCGACGCTGTTCGGCTTCGACAACCTGGTGTTCTACTTCATCACCTTCCAGCTGCTGCAGATCATGCTGTCGGTGCTCGGCTTCCAGGGCATCAAGTGGCTGGAGAACATCGGCAGCGGGTTCATCCTCGCCTCGCTGGTGTACATGTTCTACGCCACCATCGTGCGCTACGGCGATGCGCTATCGGCGAGCCTGGTCACCATGGAGGGCTCCTGGGGCCTGCCCTTCTGGGGCGCCACCATGCTGTTCATGGGCATCTACGCGACCATGATGCTCAACGTCAGCGACTACTCGCGCGAACATCGCCCCGGCACCGGTCCCGGCCTGCTGACGACCATCTACTCCTTCTCCATCCTGCCGGCGACCCTGCTCATGGGGCTGATTGGCTACATGGTCTCGGAGGCGACAGGGGTCGCCGACCCCATCCAGGTGTTCGCGAACGCCGTGGACAACACGCCGCTGCTGATGACCACGCTGCTGTTCATCGCCTCGGCGCAGGTCACGACCAACGTGCTGAACAACGTGGTGCCGCCGACCTATGCGCTCATGGACATCTTCAAGCTCGGCTACCGCCCGGCCACGGTGATCGTCGGCTTCCTGGCCTTCGCCACCTTCCCCTGGGAGCTGGTGAAGGACGACTCGGCCGCCGGGCTGCAGCTGTTCGTGCAGACCTACTCGGCATTCCTCGGCCCGATCTTCGCGGTGCTGGTGGTGGACTACTACCTCATCCGCCGCCGCACGCTGGATCTGGACAAGCTCTATGACAGCGAGGGCCCCTATCGCGGCGTGAATTACGCCGCGCTGGTGGCCACGGCGGTCGGTGCGGTGGCCGCGCTCACCTTCTCGCAGGTGTCCTGGTACGCGAGCCTGATTCCGGCCGGCCTCACCTACTACCTGCTGATGCGGCACTGGAGCGCCTGCGCGCGCTTCCGCAGCTGA
- a CDS encoding helix-turn-helix transcriptional regulator, whose product MNDPKHSGVLRPPQAAEYLGMTTRHLYNVAERDPTFPRKIVFSARCVGWRREALDAWLKEKERAA is encoded by the coding sequence ATGAACGACCCCAAGCACTCCGGCGTGCTCCGGCCACCGCAGGCCGCTGAGTATCTCGGAATGACAACTCGGCATCTCTACAACGTTGCCGAGCGTGATCCGACCTTCCCCCGAAAGATCGTCTTCAGTGCTCGCTGCGTCGGCTGGCGCCGCGAGGCGCTGGATGCGTGGCTGAAAGAAAAGGAGCGGGCGGCATGA
- the puuE gene encoding allantoinase PuuE: MQSDYPRDLVGYGRHRPHPDWPGGARVAVQFVLNYEEGGERCVLDGDPHAETFLSEIINAPAVPDRHLSMESIYEYGSRVGVWRVLHEFERRGLPLTVFAVARALQRNPEAAAAFREAGHEIACHGLRWISYQDVDEATERAHLEEAVRLHRELTGAAPLGWYTGRDSPNTRRLVVEHGGFLYDADHYGDELPFWTEVRLSDGRREPHLVVPYTLDANDMRFATPQGFNSGDQFFAYLRDAFDVLYAEGSEAPAMLSVGLHCRLIGRPGRFRALQRFLDHIERHDDVWVCRRVDIARHWRERHPWHGEARGHG, encoded by the coding sequence ATGCAGAGCGATTACCCCCGGGACCTGGTCGGCTACGGCCGCCATCGCCCGCACCCGGACTGGCCCGGCGGCGCCCGGGTGGCCGTGCAGTTCGTGCTCAACTACGAGGAGGGCGGCGAGCGCTGCGTGCTCGACGGCGACCCGCACGCCGAGACATTCCTCTCCGAGATCATCAATGCCCCCGCAGTGCCGGACCGGCATCTGAGCATGGAGTCGATCTACGAATACGGCTCGCGGGTGGGCGTCTGGCGCGTGCTGCACGAGTTCGAGCGGCGCGGGCTGCCACTCACCGTGTTCGCCGTGGCCCGGGCCCTGCAGCGCAACCCCGAGGCTGCCGCCGCGTTCCGCGAGGCCGGGCACGAAATCGCCTGCCACGGGCTGCGCTGGATCAGCTATCAGGACGTGGACGAGGCTACCGAGCGTGCCCACCTGGAGGAGGCGGTGCGCCTGCACCGGGAGCTCACCGGCGCGGCACCGCTCGGCTGGTACACCGGCCGCGACAGCCCCAACACCCGGCGCCTGGTGGTGGAGCACGGCGGCTTTCTCTACGACGCCGACCACTACGGCGACGAGCTGCCGTTCTGGACCGAGGTGCGCCTGTCCGACGGCCGCCGCGAGCCGCACCTGGTGGTGCCCTATACCCTGGATGCCAACGACATGCGCTTTGCCACGCCCCAGGGGTTCAACAGTGGGGACCAGTTCTTCGCCTATCTGCGGGATGCCTTCGATGTGCTCTATGCCGAGGGCAGCGAGGCGCCGGCGATGCTCTCGGTGGGGCTGCACTGCCGGCTGATCGGCCGGCCCGGGCGATTCCGGGCGCTGCAGCGCTTCCTCGACCACATCGAGCGCCACGATGACGTCTGGGTCTGTCGGCGGGTGGATATCGCCCGGCACTGGCGGGAGCGGCATCCCTGGCATGGGGAGGCCCGCGGCCATGGCTGA
- a CDS encoding methylglyoxal synthase: MEYREVELPACKSIALIAHDNRKASLVAWCARHREALAQHRLCATGTSGALVAEDTGLVIERLVSGPLGGDQQVGALIAEGKVDLLIFFWDPFEPMPHDPDVKALLRIAAVWNIPVACNESSADFIVASPLFAGRSQRMVPDYERYTASRSAR, translated from the coding sequence GTGGAATATCGGGAAGTCGAACTGCCGGCCTGCAAGAGCATCGCGCTTATCGCCCACGATAACCGCAAGGCGAGCCTCGTCGCCTGGTGCGCACGGCATCGCGAGGCGCTGGCGCAGCATCGCCTCTGCGCCACCGGCACCAGCGGCGCGCTGGTGGCAGAGGACACCGGGCTCGTGATCGAGCGGCTCGTGAGCGGCCCGCTCGGCGGCGACCAGCAGGTGGGTGCGCTTATTGCCGAGGGCAAGGTGGACCTGCTGATCTTCTTCTGGGACCCGTTCGAGCCCATGCCCCACGACCCGGACGTCAAGGCGCTGCTGCGCATCGCCGCGGTCTGGAACATCCCGGTGGCCTGCAACGAGAGCTCGGCGGACTTCATCGTCGCCTCGCCGCTGTTTGCCGGACGCAGCCAGAGAATGGTGCCGGACTACGAGCGCTACACGGCGAGCCGCAGCGCCCGCTGA
- a CDS encoding metallophosphoesterase family protein encodes MPLHLLAVGDLHLGRRPSRLPDELAGRARELGPAGAWERVVAAALEAGVDAVALAGDVVEREHDFFEAYRALRAGVEQLAGTGIRVLAVAGNHDGAVLPRLAREVDGLELLGEGGRWQRVTLERGGEALTLWGWSFPQPRVLQSPLEGAALERGPGPNLGLLHADRDVADSPYAPVTSRALTDAGLDGWLLGHIHQPDALSASQPSGYLGTVTGLDPGEPGPRGPWLVTIASGRVATVDHWPLAPLRWQPINVPCENLTDPAEARATLLRAVRTLDREIASGRGQPVAVGLRVSFTGRTAIGGDALAALFPEDERGGIHDSAGVRYFIETLRVETLPEVPLETLAAREDPAGLLARRLLTLQRPADDAERRALLAEAREALLPVAREARWQPLGRADPDDAAVADWLERAARSALEALLRQQEAA; translated from the coding sequence ATGCCGCTTCACCTCCTCGCCGTTGGCGACCTGCATCTCGGGCGCCGCCCCTCGCGCCTGCCGGACGAGCTCGCCGGGCGCGCCCGTGAGCTCGGCCCGGCCGGTGCCTGGGAGCGGGTGGTGGCGGCGGCGCTGGAGGCCGGCGTCGATGCCGTGGCCCTGGCCGGCGACGTGGTCGAGCGCGAGCACGATTTCTTCGAGGCCTACCGCGCCCTGCGCGCCGGCGTGGAGCAACTTGCGGGGACCGGCATCCGCGTGCTCGCCGTTGCCGGCAATCATGACGGTGCCGTGCTGCCGCGCCTGGCCCGCGAGGTGGACGGTCTGGAGCTGCTGGGCGAGGGCGGCCGCTGGCAGCGGGTGACCCTGGAGCGTGGCGGCGAGGCATTGACCCTGTGGGGCTGGTCCTTTCCGCAGCCACGGGTGCTGCAGAGCCCGCTCGAGGGCGCCGCCCTCGAGCGCGGACCCGGCCCCAACCTCGGCCTGCTGCACGCCGACCGCGACGTCGCAGACAGTCCCTACGCCCCGGTAACCAGCCGCGCCCTGACCGATGCCGGCCTCGACGGCTGGCTGCTCGGGCACATCCACCAGCCGGACGCGCTCTCGGCGTCTCAGCCGAGCGGCTATCTCGGTACCGTGACCGGCCTCGACCCGGGCGAGCCGGGGCCTCGCGGGCCGTGGCTCGTGACCATCGCCAGCGGGCGTGTCGCGACCGTAGACCACTGGCCGCTGGCACCGCTGCGCTGGCAACCGATCAACGTGCCCTGCGAGAACCTGACCGATCCGGCGGAGGCCCGCGCGACGCTGCTCCGGGCCGTACGGACGCTGGACCGGGAGATCGCCAGCGGTCGCGGCCAGCCGGTCGCCGTCGGCCTGCGGGTAAGCTTTACCGGCCGCACGGCGATCGGCGGCGACGCCCTCGCCGCGCTGTTCCCCGAGGACGAGCGCGGGGGCATCCACGACAGCGCGGGCGTGCGCTACTTCATCGAGACCCTCCGGGTGGAGACCCTGCCGGAGGTTCCCCTCGAAACCCTGGCGGCCCGCGAGGATCCGGCGGGTCTGCTTGCCCGGCGCCTGCTGACCCTGCAGCGCCCGGCGGACGACGCGGAGCGCCGGGCGCTGCTTGCCGAGGCCCGGGAGGCGCTGCTGCCGGTCGCCCGGGAGGCCCGCTGGCAGCCCCTCGGGCGGGCCGATCCTGACGACGCCGCCGTGGCCGACTGGCTCGAGCGGGCCGCGCGCTCGGCGCTTGAGGCCCTGCTCCGGCAGCAGGAGGCGGCATGA
- a CDS encoding aspartate/glutamate racemase family protein: MQIRVINPNTTRSMTDKIGEAARAGASPGTEIVATQPASGPVSIEGHFDEAVSALGVADEVLAGERAGTDAYVIACFGDPGLAAARELTRAPVVGIAEAAFHVATLITPRFSVVTTLGRTVGIAEDLLRRYGFAGHCRRVRAAEIPVLDLEDDGETALERIIAEGRRAREEDDIGALVLGCGGMSDLTAHLGREIGLPVVDGVAAAVKLCESLAALGLGTSKHGELAFPRPKTFTGEFQRYSDLGGTATTAG, encoded by the coding sequence ATGCAGATTCGCGTCATCAACCCGAACACCACCCGCAGCATGACCGACAAGATCGGCGAGGCGGCCCGCGCCGGTGCCAGCCCAGGGACCGAGATCGTCGCCACGCAGCCGGCCAGTGGCCCGGTGTCCATCGAGGGGCACTTCGACGAGGCGGTCAGCGCACTCGGCGTGGCCGACGAGGTGCTCGCCGGCGAGCGCGCGGGTACGGACGCCTACGTCATCGCCTGCTTCGGGGATCCCGGTCTCGCCGCGGCGCGGGAGCTGACCCGTGCCCCGGTGGTCGGCATCGCCGAGGCCGCGTTCCACGTGGCCACGCTGATCACCCCGCGGTTCTCCGTGGTCACCACGCTTGGGCGCACCGTCGGCATCGCCGAGGACCTGTTGCGGCGCTACGGCTTCGCCGGCCATTGCCGGCGCGTGCGGGCCGCGGAGATCCCGGTGCTCGACCTCGAGGATGACGGCGAGACCGCGCTGGAGCGGATCATCGCCGAGGGCCGCCGCGCCCGCGAGGAGGACGACATCGGCGCACTGGTGCTCGGCTGCGGCGGCATGTCCGACCTCACGGCCCACCTCGGACGCGAGATCGGCCTGCCCGTGGTGGACGGCGTCGCCGCGGCCGTGAAGCTCTGCGAGTCCCTCGCGGCCCTTGGCCTTGGCACCAGCAAGCACGGGGAGCTCGCGTTCCCGCGCCCGAAAACGTTCACCGGCGAGTTCCAGCGCTATTCCGACCTGGGGGGAACCGCCACAACCGCCGGATAG
- a CDS encoding integrase family protein: MSGKALDTSITDTAARRFLNEADDRATLWCDKVSGFHLLKTLKGGSWRYRYTDLKGRRRVATVGRYPSMKPQEAAEKAQAWRNDRVDVLSEQERDREAQKAAERLAKHRTLGKYIEGPYARYQARKKAGDETLAILRNNFAAWLDRDMATFSRADVLEWQAKREGEGRAHATLTRAFGALKTLMRHAVREGFLDENPLDGVTLERPTDTERAAQLSAERSSARRLLTDDEIQGLHTGLSAFADEVRAQRRNSRKHGRAYLPDLDAVAYPHWFIPFAYCALYTGMRPGDLYSLTWLELNVNFGRLVKVPEKTRHHPDPARITMDLPPELLRIMRAWWEQQGKPESGLVFPSPVNGERMDKKAHLRAWARVKRLGGLPENLTFYALRHHFISALVSAGVPLLTVAHMAGHKSASMIERHYGHLCPVAAADALAAFSRTVARRERA; this comes from the coding sequence ATGTCCGGCAAGGCCCTGGATACCAGCATCACCGACACCGCCGCACGACGCTTCCTTAACGAAGCTGACGACCGCGCCACCCTCTGGTGCGACAAGGTCTCCGGCTTCCACCTACTGAAGACCCTCAAGGGCGGGAGCTGGCGCTACCGCTACACCGACCTGAAGGGGCGAAGGCGCGTGGCCACCGTGGGGCGTTACCCGAGCATGAAGCCGCAGGAGGCGGCAGAGAAGGCGCAGGCATGGCGAAACGACCGGGTGGACGTACTCTCCGAGCAGGAACGCGACAGAGAGGCTCAGAAAGCCGCTGAGCGCCTCGCAAAGCACCGGACGCTTGGGAAGTACATCGAAGGCCCCTATGCGCGCTATCAGGCCCGCAAGAAGGCTGGAGACGAAACGCTCGCCATCCTGCGGAACAACTTTGCCGCATGGCTCGATCGGGACATGGCGACGTTCAGCCGGGCGGACGTGCTCGAGTGGCAGGCAAAGCGTGAAGGCGAGGGCAGAGCGCACGCGACCCTGACCCGGGCGTTCGGGGCGCTCAAGACGCTGATGCGCCATGCGGTGCGTGAGGGCTTCCTTGACGAGAACCCTTTGGATGGCGTGACGCTGGAGCGACCCACCGACACCGAGCGCGCCGCGCAGCTATCCGCCGAGCGTTCGTCAGCGCGCCGCTTGCTGACCGATGACGAGATTCAGGGGCTGCATACCGGGCTCTCCGCGTTCGCCGACGAGGTACGTGCCCAGCGGCGCAACAGCCGCAAGCACGGCAGGGCTTACCTTCCCGACCTTGATGCTGTGGCCTATCCGCACTGGTTCATCCCATTCGCCTACTGCGCGCTCTACACCGGGATGCGCCCGGGTGACCTGTACTCGCTGACGTGGCTTGAGCTGAACGTGAACTTCGGTCGGCTGGTTAAGGTGCCGGAGAAGACCCGCCACCATCCGGACCCGGCGCGCATCACGATGGACCTGCCGCCGGAGCTGCTCAGGATCATGCGCGCATGGTGGGAGCAGCAGGGCAAGCCGGAGTCGGGCCTGGTGTTCCCGAGCCCCGTCAACGGCGAGCGCATGGACAAGAAGGCGCACCTGAGAGCGTGGGCGCGGGTGAAGCGCCTGGGCGGCCTGCCGGAGAACCTCACCTTCTACGCCCTGCGGCATCACTTCATATCGGCGCTGGTATCCGCCGGCGTGCCGCTGCTCACGGTCGCGCACATGGCGGGCCACAAGTCGGCCTCGATGATCGAACGGCACTACGGGCATCTGTGCCCGGTGGCGGCCGCGGATGCGCTCGCGGCGTTTTCCCGGACGGTGGCGCGGAGGGAGCGGGCATGA